The Pseudofrankia inefficax genome window below encodes:
- a CDS encoding MSMEG_0565 family glycosyltransferase, whose translation MSWTPGDGPLRIALLTYSTKARGGVVATLCLAEALARAGHRVDVWTLARGGDGAFFRPVDAGVTVRAVPFPDRAGESVGDRVLRSIEVLGAAFGDHHSAAGGDDATGGYDVIHAQDCISANAVPDCVRTVHHLDAFTTPELVTCHERALRRPFAHVCVSAAVAVELAAGWGIEAHVIPNGVESARFAAAAGPAAAGARARWRGRLGRYVLAVGGIEPRKGTVDLVEAMSLLRDRLPAGEPAPALVVAGGETLFDYRDYRARVLARAAELGVEPVLLGPVDHAELPSLVAAAAVFAFPSVKEGFGLAALEALAAGVPVVASDLPVLREVFAGAVSFADGPAELAAALAASLTAPDPGRRAAGDSLAARHSWDAAAAAHAELYRGLLAQRRPAVSPTGP comes from the coding sequence GTGAGCTGGACCCCCGGCGACGGCCCGCTGCGGATCGCGTTGCTGACCTACTCGACGAAGGCGCGCGGCGGGGTCGTCGCCACTCTCTGCCTGGCCGAGGCACTGGCCCGCGCCGGCCACCGTGTCGACGTGTGGACCCTCGCCCGCGGCGGTGATGGCGCCTTCTTCCGGCCGGTCGACGCCGGGGTGACGGTCCGCGCGGTGCCGTTCCCTGACCGGGCGGGCGAGTCCGTCGGAGACCGGGTGCTGCGCTCGATCGAGGTCCTCGGCGCCGCTTTCGGAGATCATCACTCGGCGGCCGGCGGTGACGACGCGACCGGCGGGTATGACGTCATCCACGCGCAGGACTGCATCAGCGCGAACGCGGTGCCGGACTGCGTACGGACCGTCCACCACCTCGACGCGTTCACCACGCCGGAGCTGGTCACCTGCCACGAACGGGCGCTGCGCCGGCCGTTCGCGCATGTCTGCGTGTCGGCGGCGGTCGCGGTGGAACTCGCGGCCGGCTGGGGCATCGAGGCACACGTGATCCCCAACGGAGTCGAGTCGGCCCGGTTCGCCGCCGCGGCCGGCCCGGCGGCGGCCGGGGCCCGGGCCAGGTGGCGCGGGCGGCTCGGCCGGTACGTGCTGGCGGTCGGTGGAATCGAGCCGCGCAAGGGCACCGTGGACCTCGTCGAGGCGATGTCCCTGCTGCGTGACCGCCTCCCGGCCGGTGAGCCGGCGCCAGCGCTGGTCGTCGCGGGCGGCGAGACGCTGTTCGACTACCGGGACTACCGCGCCCGGGTGCTGGCCCGGGCCGCCGAGCTGGGCGTCGAACCCGTGCTGCTCGGCCCGGTGGACCACGCGGAACTCCCGTCGCTGGTCGCGGCGGCCGCCGTGTTCGCGTTCCCGTCCGTCAAGGAGGGCTTCGGCCTGGCCGCGCTGGAGGCGCTGGCGGCCGGCGTGCCGGTGGTGGCCAGCGACCTGCCAGTGCTGCGGGAGGTCTTCGCCGGTGCCGTCAGCTTCGCCGACGGGCCGGCGGAGCTCGCCGCGGCGCTCGCCGCGTCCCTCACGGCCCCGGACCCGGGGCGTCGCGCGGCCGGCGACTCGCTCGCCGCCCGGCACAGCTGGGACGCGGCCGCGGCCGCCCATGCCGAGCTGTACCGCGGTCTCCTCGCGCAGCGGCGGCCGGCCGTCTCTCCCACAGGTCCCTGA